The following proteins come from a genomic window of Tautonia marina:
- a CDS encoding LamG domain-containing protein, translated as MSFTDPDTLPEPLLWLRADRGVFGHGAAHWNGTSHTQLVGPGQADLQTGNVDFAFACWVRVNAIPSEVGLSNPNTHIASKWGTGSEWLLCLNSPTGADQFCFTARGAGSVNAPRSAFPGGIEVGRWYFVVGWHDATTDPSARTLNLSVDGVTVGSTSYSSSPINSWTAFTLGATAKTVGYPPISLCRAAFFKNSLGGIGANIDAMIASMYNAGAGADLDQLNPEDLRNWGMVAYWPLDELRGTRQNIYRSHPDHRLLDSTGIESVGGPLAGRAAHDSLVTGWTDQINGRIFSSAGCPWRGDSARLFSNARDRQFEHGEVLLSGRSEWTATLTGATRSGLGFGLYSESDGAGEEEYLELRVDHDGVPELAVKPVGAAEMVVRASDAITGRRSITLAETESVPLESDNVPRLRCKVTVGSEHPFATTDVIRVSGLGPPFDGEHWVTHATEEQVYYIVDNPATPPDTAGSRRFSGGSPATNPAPEGVVSATLDHRFREDWSGSEWTIAGWVRKTSESVDGQIGGSGLFAAKDCSDLRALSTRPQILHAGDGSPGSYQLDLPGGPSATFGAAPLESWVHLAAVRSGNVITLYYDGISSGTLDVSTDPELGSTFSGLSFGGNAELSAGLPCLLDNWGVWLGRALSSAEVQTLHGSGTGLSFAGLPEPLRSDVTAWYDFDEVSGTALDASGHFALTERGVVASGEGVGGGIPFSSAHSDGHVFGTGCTQIADEFSTDAGKALEYRRWVLTVRRSGSEISFFRNAALIGSGSLPPEVLGPSSGVSRVLGTSNRLGAPHGAIEHVHLTGSVLDGPAIFGLAAQFSVRPSQTNGMGPLGVQFDATLFPLVDRMAAQDYDYLWRFVRSGTQELHDPYLSPVSGQAYARSTGFYVSQVFENEGTYDAHLVVLTPRYNRKGEAQPQTCLFAGKVATIQVDPWPETGTTYYVSSTHPNRSDEGPGTSPEEPLESITEAFKRFNCAYTRVLLKRGDVFPFRDTLDLNYRRGPLLLGAYGDPAAEKPIILAPPYPEGNLGHIGFEGTFDLRISGIASRELTTRSKPVFRIWTRNRNLLFHDLDIREAGMCFQFGSGDRGLMIDRSYLGSASDYTIYTTGGFEFSMTRCALEASPGQHFVRLNQSQRSHVAHCYRHESPFPSTKTWFTPRHQTRYFVVTDSAGDNLQTVISTTEQHYTGPQWGLIERNHLRFIDLHSSSSTTARGNVMVVDLAQPNQINKHIYWRDEGAARSKRAEDGRGYGNQLLPTMVVRHWLSDRTLLVNESNYNYAPESVLVPPTIVPVAEVPGGAILAASGFGEGGPEPWSLRWMRRPAGGDAPFEPLVGHKSASIVDLSPAPGAYEYRIDLVTESGLEAVGSDVVTIEIPGTQSDYRIEVPSPAECFADESSTSFRVVLQGDPPTSPVTITPSSNGPGHFDPTSVVLSAETPSAQFRFSPDPAPGGVGTWLISTSNDAGLVNPAAETFTVLERVTDPPTNPTDPPTDPTDPTDPTDPPADPPKQPRPKPVRLRLIPDVTPPVGNNGRGLAGFPQRRGHSEGTPPPESLPGHLPVAPPVPNGEAFRPNREPSASTGRPLVPWFRKR; from the coding sequence ATGTCTTTTACCGATCCGGACACCCTGCCCGAGCCCTTGCTCTGGCTTCGTGCCGACCGCGGTGTTTTCGGACACGGCGCCGCGCACTGGAATGGGACCTCTCACACTCAGCTTGTTGGTCCTGGGCAAGCCGATCTGCAAACCGGCAATGTCGATTTTGCGTTTGCGTGCTGGGTTCGAGTCAACGCGATCCCTTCGGAGGTCGGGTTGTCGAACCCGAATACTCACATTGCCAGCAAGTGGGGAACGGGCTCGGAATGGTTGCTGTGCCTGAACTCTCCGACCGGAGCAGACCAGTTCTGTTTCACGGCCCGAGGAGCCGGGAGCGTTAATGCCCCTCGATCGGCGTTTCCCGGCGGAATTGAAGTCGGGCGCTGGTACTTCGTGGTCGGTTGGCACGATGCCACCACCGATCCCTCGGCCCGGACGCTCAATTTGAGCGTTGACGGCGTGACCGTTGGTTCGACGTCTTACAGCAGTTCGCCGATCAATAGCTGGACGGCATTCACGTTGGGAGCCACCGCCAAAACGGTTGGCTATCCTCCGATCAGTCTCTGCCGCGCCGCGTTCTTCAAGAACTCACTGGGAGGGATCGGGGCGAACATCGACGCGATGATTGCGTCGATGTACAACGCGGGGGCAGGAGCCGATCTTGATCAGTTAAATCCGGAAGATCTTCGCAATTGGGGCATGGTGGCTTACTGGCCGCTGGACGAACTCAGAGGGACTCGTCAAAACATCTACAGGTCGCATCCTGACCATAGGCTGCTGGACTCGACAGGAATTGAGAGCGTTGGGGGGCCGTTAGCTGGTCGGGCAGCGCACGACAGCCTGGTGACCGGCTGGACGGATCAGATCAACGGGCGAATCTTTTCGTCGGCCGGATGCCCGTGGCGAGGAGACTCGGCCCGTTTGTTCTCGAATGCTCGGGATCGTCAATTCGAGCACGGCGAGGTCCTCCTCTCGGGTCGATCGGAGTGGACGGCGACCCTGACGGGAGCAACACGATCGGGGCTCGGGTTTGGGCTTTATAGTGAGTCGGATGGGGCCGGAGAGGAGGAGTACCTGGAGCTTCGCGTCGATCATGACGGTGTTCCGGAGTTGGCCGTCAAACCGGTCGGAGCTGCCGAAATGGTCGTCCGAGCCTCGGACGCCATTACCGGCCGACGCTCGATCACTCTCGCGGAAACCGAATCCGTTCCTCTGGAAAGCGACAACGTGCCTCGCCTGCGATGCAAGGTGACGGTGGGCTCCGAGCATCCGTTTGCCACAACGGATGTCATCCGGGTTTCGGGTTTGGGACCGCCCTTTGATGGTGAACACTGGGTCACTCATGCCACCGAGGAGCAAGTCTACTACATCGTCGATAACCCGGCGACCCCACCGGACACGGCTGGGTCTCGACGGTTTTCCGGGGGATCGCCGGCCACAAATCCCGCTCCGGAAGGTGTCGTGTCCGCAACGTTGGACCACCGATTCCGGGAGGATTGGTCGGGGTCGGAATGGACGATTGCGGGCTGGGTGCGCAAGACCAGCGAGAGTGTTGATGGTCAGATCGGTGGTAGCGGCCTCTTCGCCGCGAAGGACTGTTCCGACCTTCGAGCGCTGAGCACGCGACCCCAGATTCTTCATGCGGGGGACGGTTCTCCGGGTTCGTATCAGCTGGATCTTCCGGGAGGTCCGTCGGCGACGTTCGGGGCAGCCCCGCTGGAGAGCTGGGTTCATCTCGCCGCCGTTCGATCAGGGAATGTGATCACGCTGTATTATGATGGAATTTCGTCGGGAACGCTCGATGTTTCAACCGATCCGGAGCTTGGTTCGACCTTCTCAGGCCTGAGTTTTGGTGGCAACGCCGAGCTGAGCGCGGGGTTGCCCTGCTTGCTGGACAACTGGGGCGTCTGGCTGGGTCGGGCGTTATCATCGGCCGAGGTCCAGACGCTTCACGGAAGCGGCACGGGGTTGTCCTTTGCAGGGCTTCCGGAACCGCTGAGGTCGGACGTCACAGCCTGGTACGACTTCGACGAGGTTTCCGGCACGGCTTTGGATGCTTCGGGGCACTTTGCCTTGACGGAACGAGGCGTGGTGGCATCGGGGGAAGGGGTTGGCGGAGGCATTCCGTTCAGCTCGGCACACTCGGATGGTCACGTCTTTGGGACCGGATGCACGCAGATCGCCGATGAGTTTTCCACGGATGCCGGGAAAGCGCTGGAGTATCGACGCTGGGTGCTGACGGTCCGTCGATCCGGATCGGAGATCTCCTTTTTTCGCAACGCCGCGCTGATCGGTTCGGGAAGCCTTCCGCCCGAAGTCCTGGGCCCCTCGTCAGGGGTGTCCCGGGTACTTGGGACCTCGAACCGGCTCGGTGCGCCTCATGGTGCCATCGAGCATGTGCATTTGACCGGCAGCGTGCTGGACGGACCGGCCATTTTTGGATTGGCGGCTCAGTTCTCGGTGCGGCCAAGCCAGACCAATGGGATGGGTCCATTAGGGGTTCAGTTTGATGCCACCTTGTTTCCGCTCGTCGATCGCATGGCGGCCCAGGATTATGATTATCTCTGGCGATTTGTAAGGTCAGGCACTCAGGAACTTCATGATCCGTATCTCTCTCCGGTCAGTGGCCAGGCTTACGCCCGATCGACCGGCTTTTATGTCTCTCAGGTCTTTGAAAATGAAGGAACGTATGACGCCCATCTGGTCGTGCTGACCCCGCGCTACAACCGGAAAGGGGAAGCGCAACCGCAGACATGCCTGTTTGCCGGAAAGGTGGCCACCATTCAGGTCGACCCCTGGCCGGAAACTGGGACAACGTATTACGTCTCGTCGACGCATCCGAATCGAAGCGACGAGGGCCCGGGAACATCTCCGGAGGAGCCTCTGGAGAGCATTACCGAGGCGTTCAAACGGTTCAATTGTGCGTACACGCGAGTGCTACTGAAACGCGGAGACGTGTTTCCGTTTCGTGATACGCTCGATCTGAATTATCGGCGAGGCCCGTTACTGCTCGGTGCTTACGGGGATCCGGCCGCGGAAAAACCGATCATCCTTGCTCCGCCGTATCCCGAAGGAAATCTTGGCCACATCGGCTTTGAAGGAACCTTTGACCTGCGGATTTCGGGAATCGCATCTCGTGAGCTCACGACCCGGTCGAAACCGGTGTTCAGGATCTGGACCAGGAACCGAAATCTCCTCTTTCATGATCTTGATATTCGCGAAGCGGGCATGTGTTTTCAATTTGGGAGTGGTGATCGTGGTCTGATGATTGATCGGTCTTATCTTGGATCGGCGTCGGATTACACAATTTACACCACAGGAGGATTTGAGTTCAGCATGACTCGTTGCGCGCTGGAGGCATCTCCGGGGCAACACTTTGTTCGACTGAATCAATCCCAACGGTCACATGTGGCACACTGCTACCGTCATGAGAGCCCCTTCCCTTCGACGAAAACGTGGTTCACTCCGCGACACCAGACCCGTTATTTCGTGGTGACCGACTCGGCCGGTGATAATCTGCAAACGGTCATCAGCACAACCGAGCAGCATTACACGGGCCCCCAGTGGGGGCTCATCGAACGCAATCACCTGCGCTTCATCGACCTGCACAGTAGTAGTTCGACCACGGCTCGCGGCAACGTGATGGTGGTCGATCTTGCTCAACCGAACCAGATCAACAAGCACATCTACTGGCGTGATGAGGGGGCAGCGCGCAGCAAACGCGCCGAGGATGGCCGAGGGTACGGCAATCAACTGCTTCCGACCATGGTCGTGCGCCACTGGCTCTCGGATCGAACCCTCCTTGTGAATGAGTCAAACTATAATTACGCTCCGGAATCCGTACTCGTCCCCCCGACGATTGTTCCGGTTGCGGAGGTTCCGGGAGGGGCGATTTTGGCGGCCTCGGGCTTTGGCGAGGGAGGACCGGAGCCCTGGTCACTTCGCTGGATGCGGCGGCCGGCGGGAGGAGACGCTCCGTTCGAGCCGCTGGTTGGTCACAAGAGCGCGAGCATCGTCGATCTCAGCCCAGCGCCCGGGGCCTACGAGTACCGGATCGATCTGGTCACGGAATCGGGTCTTGAGGCCGTTGGATCGGACGTGGTGACGATTGAGATTCCGGGCACGCAATCCGATTATCGGATTGAGGTTCCAAGCCCGGCGGAATGTTTCGCGGACGAGTCTTCAACATCCTTCCGTGTCGTGCTCCAGGGCGATCCTCCGACCAGCCCGGTCACGATCACTCCTAGCAGCAACGGACCAGGACATTTTGATCCCACGTCTGTCGTCCTTTCCGCCGAAACTCCGTCGGCTCAGTTCCGGTTTTCCCCGGATCCGGCCCCAGGAGGAGTCGGAACATGGCTGATTTCGACAAGCAATGATGCCGGTCTGGTTAACCCAGCAGCCGAAACGTTCACGGTTTTGGAGCGTGTTACAGACCCACCGACTAACCCCACGGATCCGCCGACTGATCCGACTGATCCGACTGATCCAACTGATCCGCCAGCAGATCCCCCGAAGCAACCCCGGCCGAAACCGGTTCGCCTCAGACTGATCCCCGACGTGACTCCTCCGGTCGGGAACAATGGTCGGGGCCTGGCGGGCTTTCCTCAGAGGAGAGGTCATTCCGAAGGAACGCCACCTCCTGAGAGCCTTCCCGGTCACCTACCAGTTGCGCCACCAGTTCCCAACGGCGAGGCCTTTCGGCCGAACCGGGAACCTTCCGCATCCACCGGGCGACCTCTGGTTCCCTGGTTCCGCAAACGTTGA
- a CDS encoding Hsp20/alpha crystallin family protein, translating to MAIERWDPFREMVSLRDAFNTLLQESFVRPDSLASGGSALVLPLDISETPEAFVVRASLPGIKPEDVQVTIHGDTLTIQAETQTEQEQEQETWHLRERRHGTFRRTVTLSVPVDADRAKAEHDHGVLRLTLPKAESARPKQIKVGPAASQSS from the coding sequence ATGGCGATCGAACGCTGGGATCCGTTCCGCGAGATGGTGAGCCTCCGCGATGCGTTCAACACGCTCTTGCAAGAGAGCTTTGTGCGGCCTGACAGCCTCGCTTCAGGAGGATCGGCCCTGGTGCTTCCCCTGGATATCTCGGAAACGCCAGAGGCTTTTGTGGTCCGGGCGTCGCTGCCCGGAATCAAGCCCGAAGACGTTCAGGTAACCATTCATGGCGATACCTTGACGATTCAGGCCGAGACACAAACCGAGCAAGAGCAGGAGCAAGAAACGTGGCACCTCCGCGAGCGGCGTCACGGTACCTTCCGCCGGACGGTGACCCTCTCGGTCCCCGTTGACGCGGATCGCGCAAAGGCGGAGCATGACCACGGTGTCTTGCGGCTGACGTTGCCGAAGGCCGAATCGGCTCGTCCCAAGCAGATCAAGGTCGGGCCGGCCGCCTCTCAGTCCTCCTGA